Proteins from one Daphnia pulicaria isolate SC F1-1A chromosome 3, SC_F0-13Bv2, whole genome shotgun sequence genomic window:
- the LOC124328277 gene encoding beta-mannosidase-like: MTMKQMVCASYWTPFWMLILPLCYCHLMPGDTFRPSVVSAENVRLDLTTANGYQWRTSLPNGSLVVEGQVPGGIYTDLERAGVLRSGPLLYRFNDGNYRWIAFNDWNYALDFDVDSNLVNQPGVFLVLHGVDTIAEISLNGLFLGETDNMFVRYRFNVRNLLKAQGNQLRVQFRSPVAVSRNRYEQQLMDYIVPPRCVPPEYQGECHANFIRKMQASFSWDWGPAFPSMGLWKAVSLEAYQSITLRDVYVETSLNGSDWQVDLLMHCETADIGVSHSGTWTIRIFDNEDVLLHELIDDSLVSGDQEREATVRFKLRIGADQIEPWMPNGYGNPTLYNLSVSYSENEQVAIVKNLRIGFRTVVLVEDDLQTGGRTFYLQVNDVPIFLKGSNWIPADVLPELVTPEYIRDLLTSCVDANMNSLRVWGGGIYELDEFYQTADELGILVWQDFMFACSMYPTTSWFLESVSIEVVQQVRRLQAHPSVVLWAGNNENEAALRGNWYGTLSDFNLYRQDYIKLYVDTIREIVRREDPSRPFVVSSPSNGKLSEEEGHIARDPYSELYGDVHYYNYYSNGWNSSSFPKPRMSTEYGFQALPSVHSWATVADPSNDDDWSFNGALLSNRQHHPLGNFEMELQVSSRFGLPKTNLSTRRGLEDMIYLTQMHQAQAIKTQTLHYRRHKYQLSENGAGLTMAALYWQLNDIWQAPSWASIEYGGRWKPLHYFAVDFFAPFICILTELDDGTVAAFVHFDRRQDLVAGTLTVSLRSWDLLDPLASFSSPVNQDMLAGEPVWIRSLNELLNETGCTRETCFITSAFFDTTTGQESIAPPNYLFLTSFPNVGNLQMASVEVVDVSKVYVTQRSEWTVNITLATDYVAAFVWIDSGTYYGTFSTNGFMFYDRFKTVKFYSKTEIVDIGNFKNNLNLIHLAQIIL, translated from the exons ATGACGATGAAACAAATGGTTTGTGCCAGCTATTGGACGCCGTTCTGGATGCTGATTCTTCCCTTGTGTTATTGCCATCTCATGCCGGGCGACACATTCAGGCCATCAGTCGTGTCGGCCGAGAACGTCCGACTGGATTTGACCACGGCCAACGGTTACCAGTGGCGAACTTCTTTACCCAACGGCA GTCTGGTTGTTGAGGGCCAAGTCCCAGGGGGAATTTACACCGATTTGGAACGAGCCGGAGTCCTCCGTTCCGGCCCTCTTCTCTATCGTTTCAACGATGGCAATTACCGCTGGATAGCTTTCAACGACTGGAATTATGCATTGGATTTCGACG tGGATTCCAATTTGGTGAATCAGCCAGGAGTTTTCCTCGTCCTGCACGGAGTTGACACCATCGCCGAAATATCACTGAATGGATTATTTCTCGGAGAAACGGACAACATGTTTGTTCGTTACCGTTTCAACGTTCGCAATCTGCTCAAG GCCCAAGGCAATCAGTTGCGTGTACAATTCCGATCGCCCGTCGCCGTCTCGCGAAACAGATACGAGCAACAGTTGATGGATTATATCGTACCGCCGCGCTGTGTACCGCCAGAGTATCAG GGAGAATGCCACGCCAATTTCATCCGGAAAATGCAGGCTTCTTTCAGCTGGGACTGGGGACCTGCTTTCCCTTCCATGGGTCTGTG GAAAGCCGTCTCTTTGGAGGCGTACCAGTCGATTACGCTCAGAGATGTTTATGTTGAAACTTCTCTCAACGGCAGCGACTGGCAGGTCGATCTCCTTATGCACTGCGAGACGGCCGACATTGGCGTTTCTCATTCCGGCACTTGGACCATTCGAATTTTTGATAACGAAGACGTATTACTGCATGAATTAATCGATGACAGCCTCGTATCTGGAGATCAAGAAAGAGAAGCGACTGTCCGCTTCAAGCTGAGAATTGGAGCCGATCAG atcgagcCTTGGATGCCAAACGGTTACGGCAATCCGACACTTTATAATTTGTCTGTCAGCTATTCCGAGAATGAACAAGTGGCCATCGTTAAAAATCTACGAATCGGTTTCAGAACTGTGGTTCTAGTTGAGGACGACCTTCAAACGGGAG GTCGGACGTTTTATCTGCAAGTTAACGACGTGCCCATATTCCTCAAAGGATCCAACTGGATTCCGGCCGACGTTCTCCCCGAGCTCGTCACGCCCGAGTACATTCGTGATTTACTGACTTCTTGCGTCGATGCCAACATGAATTCCCTCCGCGTATGGGGCGGCGGGATTTACGAACTGGACGAATTTTACCAG ACGGCCGATGAGCTTGGTATCTTGGTGTGGCAAGACTTCATGTTCGCCTGTTCCATGTACCCGACGACCTCCTGGTTTCTAGAGTCTGTGTCAATAGAAGTCGTGCAGCAAGTCAGACGACTGCAAGCCCATCCTTCGGTCGTCCTCTGGGCGGGAAATAATGAAAACGAAGCGGCTCTCAGAGGAAACTg GTACGGCACTCTCAGCGATTTCAATCTCTATCGACAAGACTACATCAAACTTTACGTCGATACTATCCGGGAAATCGTGAGGAGGGAAGATCCTTCCAGGCCGTTCGTCGTTTCTAGCCCGTCGAATGGCAAACTGTCGGAGGAAGAAGGCCACATTGCTCGAGATCCTTACAGTGAACTCTATGGCGAcg TCCACTATTACAATTACTATTCCAACGGCTGGAACTCTTCCTCATTTCCGAAACCACGAATGTCGACTGAATATGGATTTCAAGCTCTTCCTTCCGTTCATTCCTGGGCAACCGTGGCTGACCCGTCGAATGACGACGACTGGTCTTTCAATGGAGCACTCTTGTCCAACCGCCAACATCACCCGCTGGGAAATTTCGAAATGGAGCTTCAAGTCTCGTCCAGATTTGGGTTACCGAAGACTAACTTGTCGACCAGGAGAGGGCTTGAGGATATGATTTACCTGACACAG atgCACCAAGCGCAAGCCATCAAGACGCAGACTTTACATTACCGTAGGCACAAATACCAGTTGTCGGAGAATGGAGCAGGGCTCACAATGGCTGCGCTCTATTGGCAACTGAACGACATTTGGCAAGCGCCTTCATGGGCCTCCATAG AATATGGCGGCCGATGGAAACCCCTACATTATTTCGCCGTCGACTTCTTTGCACCGTTCATCTGCATCTTGACCGAGTTGGACGACGGAACTGTGGCCGCTTTTGTTCATTTCGACCGTCGACAAGATTTGGTTGCTGGTACCCTGACTGTTTCGCTACGCTCTTGGGACTTACTGGACCCATTGGCCAGTTTCAGCTCACCCGTCAATCAG GACATGTTAGCGGGTGAGCCCGTCTGGATCAGGTCGTTAAATGAATTGCTGAACGAAACAGGTTGCACAAGAGAGACCTGCTTCATTACTAGCGCGTTCTTCGATACAACCACTGGCCAGGAAAGCATAGCGCCACCTAATTATCTTTTCCTAACATCTTTTCCGAATGTCGGCAACTTGCAGATGGCTTCTGTTGag GTCGTCGATGTGAGCAAAGTCTATGTTACTCAGAGATCCGAGTGGACGGTGAACATTACTTTGGCTACCGATTACGTTGCTGCTTTCGTCTGGATTGATTCTGGCACTTACTACGGTACGTTTTCCACCAACGGATTCATGTTCTACGACCGCTTCAAGACTGTCAAGTTCTACTCCAAAACCGAAATTGTTGACATTGgtaatttcaaaaacaatttgaatttgattcacTTGGCTCAAATTATTCTATGA
- the LOC124328283 gene encoding leucine-zipper-like transcriptional regulator 1 — protein MSDSFTKIGFDHNWPESAVSLTLDLGPFETVHKWKRMPDCDEFVGFKRSKHTIVAHKEAIYVFGGDNGKNMLNDLLRFDVKEQSWGRAFSTGTPPAPRYHHSAVVHESSMFVFGGYTGDIHSNSNLTNRNDLFEYRFPTGQWVEWKFIGKTPVPRSAHGAAVHGGKLWIFAGYDGNARLNDMWTISLLPGEPRTWEEVVQIGECPPTCCNFPVAVARDSMFVFSGQSGAKITNNLFQFHFKSRCWTRITTDHILRCAPPPPTRRYGHTMVAYDRHLYVFGGAADSTLPNDLHCFDLCTQTWSVITPSVDSHQIPSGRLFHAATVVGDGMYVFGGTVDNNVRSGEMVRFQFSSYPKCTLHDDFGKLLETRQFCDIEFVVGPDENPVRIPAHVALVAARSQWLRTRIRQAKEARDKHLEKVFGSSFVPFKDLPLLEVRLKDAVPEAFEMILNFIYTDSIDPTLKTGKEPATSNRVVLLIMDVYRLAVQFHMRRLEQLSVQYLESIINHRNVLAALANATTLRLYFIKEFCLRFVVKESNYNAIVMSNEFETLDQPLMVEIIRRRQVPHVRVPVEPQFDNTGTNLEQDMEMFVRSIGKDFCDVTLVLEGTSIPAHKAILAARCSYFEAMFRSFMPEDSTVNIAIGEMIPSRQSFDSLIRYIYHGDVNMPPEDSLYLFSAPFFYGFTNNRMQAFCKQNLEMNVTFENVIQILEAADRIQAIDMKKYALNLIVHHFPKVARMPRIRSLSRELLLDVLEALADDMSDSKLQDLSCTSLNSDA, from the exons atgtcAGATAGTTTTACGAAGATCGGCTTTGACCATAATTGGCCTGAGTCAGCTGTGTCCCTTACTCTAGATTTGGGTCCATTTGAAACTGTTCACAAATGGAAACGCATGCCGGACTGTGATGAATTTGTCGGTTTCAA ACGGAGTAAGCACACTATTGTAGCACACAAGGAAGCCATCTATGTTTTTGGGGGAGATAATGGGAAAAACATGCTGAATGATTTACTTAGATTTGATGTAAAAGAGCAATCTTGGGGAAGAGCATTTTCCACGGGAACCCCTCCTGCACCACGCTATCATCACTCTGCCGTG GTACATGAATCATCCATGTTTGTCTTTGGTGGGTACACTGGGGATATCCACTCAAATTCTAATCTAACAAATCGCAATGACTTGTTTGAGTATCGTTTTCCCACTGGCCAGTGGGTTGAATGGAAGTTCATTGGAAA AACTCCCGTTCCTCGTTCTGCTCATGGAGCAGCTGTTCATGGCGGTAAACTTTGGATATTTGCAGGTTATGATGGAAATGCTAGGCTAAATGACATGTGGACTATCTCGTTGCTCCCT GGTGAGCCACGAACATGGGAAGAAGTTGTTCAAATCGGAGAATGTCCCCCTACTTGCTGCAACTTTCCAGTTGCCGTGGCACGCGATTCCATGTTCGTGTTTAGCGGTCAAAGCGGAGCCAAAATCACAAATAATCTCTTCCAGTTTCATTTCAAGAGCAGATG CTGGACACGTATCACTACGGATCACATTTTGCGTTGTGCTCCTCCTCCACCTACTCGACGCTATGGTCATACCATG GTGGCTTATGACCGTCACTTGTACGTGTTTGGCGGAGCAGCTGATAGTACTCTTCCAAACGATCTACACTG CTTTGACTTGTGCACTCAAACTTGGTCAGTGATTACACCATCTGTAGATTCCCACCAGATTCCTTCTGGTAGATTGTTCCATGCAGCTACCGTTGTCGGTGACGGAAT GTATGTGTTTGGTGGCACAGTTGATAATAATGTAAGAAGCGGAGAAATGGTTCGGTTCCAATTCTCAAGTTATCCTAAG TGTACGCTTCACGATGATTTTGGTAAATTGCTTGAGACGCGGCAATTCTGTGACATCGAATTTGTTGTCGGTCCCGATGAAAATCCCGTTCGCATACCTGCTCATGTAGCCCTAGTTGCTGCACGGTCTCAGTGGCTCAGAACTCGAATTCGTCAAGCCAAAGAGGCTCGCGACAAACATTTAGAAAAG gtTTTTGGTTCCTCTTTCGTACCATTCAAAGATCTTCCACTACTAGAAGTTCGTTTAAAAGATGCCGTTCCAGAAGCATTTGAAATGATACTGAACTTCATTTACACTG ATTCGATTGATCCTACATTGAAAA CGGGGAAGGAACCAGCAACTAGCAACCGTGTTGTGCTGCTCATAATGGATGTTTACAGACTCGCTGTTCAG TTTCATATGCGACGACTGGAGCAGTTGAGTGTACAATATCTAGAATCGATTATCAATCACCGTAACGTTTTGGCAGCATTAGCTAATGCGACAACCCTTCGTTTATATTTTATCAAAGAATTCTGTCTACGCTTCGTTGTCAAGGAATCAAATTACAATGCGATCGTTATGAGCAACGAGTTTGAAACGTTAGATCAACCTCTCATGGTTGAAATAATTCGGCGTAGACAAGTGCCACACGTTCGGGTTCCAGTTGAACCTCAGTTTGATAACACAG gtACAAATCTTGAACAAGACAtggaaatgtttgttcgttcAATAGGAAAGGACTTTTGTGACGTTACATTAGTCTTAGAAGGGACATCCATTCCAGCGCATAAAGCAATCCTCGCAGCGCGATGTTCTTACTTTGAAGCCATGTTTCGATCTTTCATGCCTGAAGACTCTACGGTGAAC ATTGCAATAGGAGAAATGATTCCCTCCAGGCAATCGTTCGATTCTCTTATTCGCTACATTTACCACGG AGACGTAAACATGCCTCCAGAAGACTCTTTGTACTTGTTCAGTGCTCCGTTTTTCTACGGTTTTACCAACAACAGGATGCAG GCATTCTGCAAACAAAATCTTGAGATGAATGTCACGTTTGAGAATGTGATACAAATTCTCGAAGCAGCCGACCGTATCCAGGCAATTGATATGAAGAAATACGCTTTGAATCTTATTGTTCATCACTTTCCAAAA gtgGCAAGAATGCCTCGAATTCGCAGTTTAAGTCGAGAGTTGTTACTTGACGTTTTAGAAGCTTTAGCTGACGATATGAGTGACTCAAAGCTTCAGGATCTATCGTGCACCAGTCTGAATAGCGATGCCTGA
- the LOC124328284 gene encoding uncharacterized protein LOC124328284, translating to MACRMKRFWCDCSLQTATKFIGCVDMLVNVTIGVLLSTRTVVNGPNDIMYATATFAFVLVMFSILLIYAARCRRHQLVLPWLIVQLLERCFIAVFIAVGLVRHALGVVPIILILFALIFAFYLWWVVGCFYLELTDQERADVTHTDSQSRELEHEENA from the exons ATGGCGTGTAGAATGAAAAGATTTTGGTGCGATTGCTCACTTCAAACGGCTACAAAATTCATCGGCTGTGTCGATATG CTGGTAAACGTGACGATTGGTGTCTTACTCTCCACCAGGACGGTTGTTAACG gaCCCAATGATATTATGTATGCTACCGCTACTTTCGCATTTGTACTGGTAATGTTTTCTATTCTGCTCATCTATGCCGCCCGATGTCGCCGCCACCAACTTGTGTTACCGTGGTTGATCGTGCAATTGCTTGAAAGGTGTTTCATAGCCGTGTTTATTGCGGTAGGACTTGTAAGGCACGCACTCGGCGTGGTGCCCAtcattcttattttgtttgccTTAA TTTTTGCGTTTTACCTGTGGTGGGTGGTTGGCTGCTTTTACCTTGAACTGACAGACCAAGAGAGAGCTGATGTAACTCATACTGATTCGCAATCTCGAGAATTGGAACACGAAGAAAATGCATAG
- the LOC124328281 gene encoding uncharacterized protein LOC124328281 produces MKKTLCECSLQKRTKMISIFYLLVNLATGFYRSYQLGLIEFVGEYDGVKAFSCISNTLVAFILAMFSALLFYAVYNNHRQLMMPWLFTTILIACTRDVYMLIRSFFYASAGTWLGVLYVTAMVMQITLGMYLWWVVYGFYHELKDKENEKRKKDLLVGNSSTNPATSDPV; encoded by the exons aTGAAAAAGACTTTGTGTGAATGCTCTCTCCAAAAAAGGACTAAAATGATCAGCATCTTTTATTtg cTCGTCAATTTGGCAACTGGTTTTTACCGAAGCTATCAGCTCGGTCTGATCGAATTTGTTG GAGAGTACGACGGAGTTAAGGCTTTCAGTTGTATTTCAAATACGCTCGTCGCTTTCATCTTGGCCATGTTCTCGGCTCTTCTCTTTTATGCCGTCTACAATAACCACAGACAATTGATGATGCCTTGGCTTTTCACGACAATCCTCATTGCCTGCACGCGTGATGTCTACATGCTCATTCGGAGCTTCTTCTACGCTTCGGCAGGCACCTGGTTGGGCGTGCTTTATGTTACTGCCATGGTCATGCAGATAA CTCTAGGTATGTACCTTTGGTGGGTCGTCTACGGTTTTTATCATGAGCTCAAggacaaagaaaatgaaaaaaggaaaaaagacctGCTTGTTGGTAATTCCTCGACGAATCCTGCCACTTCCGACCCTGTCTAG
- the LOC124328836 gene encoding putative fatty acyl-CoA reductase CG5065 — protein MASESIIADFFQDRSVFITGSTGFVGKVLVEKLLRSCPKIKRLYLLMRTSPNKDIATRRNELINNQVFSWIDQPNALDKIFAVAGDMTLPGLGISPADMQLLIEDVSIVINSAASVRFDDELKDALQTNVKGPRQLLAICQKMTKLEAFVHVSTAFNNLDRDVVGEMIYPSHIDPIKLINFLESIDGDFTRSITKQLLGKSNPNTYTFSKSLAEQILEREKHNVPLAIVRPSIVTAAAKEPTPGWIDSLYGPTGLIAGGAKGFLRLFKCEASCVIDLIPVDYAVNLIIAVAWHQATTKPSQLTVYTSSTSYHNPITIHQMRSFSEEAVIKYPPKEIMWCPSGECTNRDWYFRINVFLTHYLPAYLLDFTSQLFGKRAKMVKLYERVFRAISNLGFFNSHQWQFVSENSLTIQSKMSTADRKIFDFDVRQLNWRSYFETYVQGIRLFILKDDPSTLPQARKTLVRMYVLKVFLRSLMSLCFVLSVVNRFKTRSLFQSPFPSLL, from the exons atggcatcCGAGAGCATCATCGCCGATTTCTTTCAGGATCGATCGGTTTTCATTACTGGTTCCACTGGGTTTGTTGGTAAAGTGTTGGTTGAAAAGTTGCTTCGTTCTTGTCCAAAAATTAAGCGCCTCTACCTGCTCATGAGAACTTCTCCCAACAAAGATATCGCAACCCGTCGCAATGAATTAATCAACAATCAA GTGTTTAGTTGGATTGACCAGCCCAACGCGCTAGACAAAATCTTTGCCGTTGCTGGAGACATGACCTTGCCAGGACTGGGCATTTCTCCAGCCGACATGCAATTGCTCATTGAAGACGTTTCAATCGTCATCAATTCAGCTGCCAGTGTAAGATTCGATGATGAATTGAAAGATGCGCTGCAAACGAATGTGAAAGGACCGAGGCAGCTGTTGGCCATCTGCCAGAAAATGACGAAGCTAgaa gctTTCGTCCATGTATCGACCGCTTTCAATAATCTGGATCGGGATGTTGTCGGCGAG ATGATTTATCCATCGCACATTGATCCCATCAAACTCATAAACTTTTTAGAAAGTATAGATGGTGACTTTACTCGAAGCATAACAAAACA ATTGCTCGGAAAATCCAACCCAAACACATACACATTTTCTAAATCCTTGGCCGAACAAATtctagaaagagaaaagcacAACGTTCCATTAGCAATCGTCCGTCCTTCCATCGTTACAG CTGCCGCAAAAGAACCTACACCTGGATGGATCGATTCCCTCTACGGACCGACTG GCCTAATTGCAGGTGGAGCAAAGGGTTTCCTCAGGCTTTTCAAGTGTGAAGCCAGTTGTGTCATCGATCTAATTCCTGTTGACTATGCCGTCAACCTTATAATAGCCGTCGCCTGGCATCAAGCTACGACAAA ACCTTCACAACTCACTGTTTATACGTCTTCTACGAGCTATCACAATCCGATCACCATCCATCAAATGAGGTCGTTTTCAGAAGAAGCTGTCATTAAATATCCGCCGAAGGAGATTATGTGGTGCCCAAGCGGCGAATGCACCAACCGTGATTGGTATTTCAGAATCAATGTCTTTCTCACCCATTATCTGCCAGCATATCTTCTGGACTTCACCAGCCAACTTTTTGGCAAACGAGCTAAAATG GTGAAATTGTATGAACGAGTTTTTAGGGCAATTTCAAACTTAGGCTTTTTTAATAGCCACCAATGGCAGTTTGTTAGTGAAAATTCGCTGACGATCCAGTCCAAAATGTCGACAGCCGATCGAAAAATCTTTGATTTTGATGTCCGTCAACTCAATTGGCGTAGCTATTTTGAAACTTACGTCCAAGGAATCCGGCTGTTTATTCTCAAAGACGACCCTAGCACTCTTCCGCAAGCAAGAAAAACCCTCGTCAG AATGTacgtcctgaaagtctttcttCGCTCATTGATGTCGCTCTGTTTTGTTCTTTCCGTGGTCAACCGATTCAAAACCAGAAGTCTTTTCCAAAGCCCCTTTCCATCTTTATTGTAA